The Pseudomonas parafulva genome includes a window with the following:
- the cycA gene encoding D-serine/D-alanine/glycine transporter, translating to MTQTAPTPPDDQHLQRNLTNRHIQLIAIGGAIGTGLFMGSGKTISLAGPSIIFVYMIIGFMLFFVMRAMGELLLSNLNYKSFIDFSADLLGPWAGYFTGWTYWFCWVVTGIADVVAIAAYTQFWFPDLPQWIPALTCVAVLLSLNLVTVKLFGEMEFWFALIKIIAILGLVATGLYMVITGFTSPSGRTAQLANLWNDGGMFPHGMMGFFAGFQIAVFAFVGIELVGTTAAEAKNPERTLPRAINSIPIRIIVFYVLALIAIMAVTPWRDVVPGKSPFVELFVLAGLPAAASIINFVVLTSAASSANSGVFSTSRMLFGLAQEGDAPKAFEKLSRRAVPANGLYFSCLCLLLGAVLIYLVPNVIEAFTLVTTVSAVLFMFVWTLILLSYLSYRKQRAALHEQSIYKMPGGRLMCYVCLAFFAGILVLLSLEADTRSALVVTPIWFVILAVTYQFVRSRRQPRTAVRGSSGN from the coding sequence ATGACGCAAACTGCGCCGACTCCACCCGATGACCAACACCTGCAACGCAACCTCACCAACCGACACATCCAGCTCATCGCCATTGGCGGTGCCATCGGCACCGGTCTGTTCATGGGCTCGGGCAAGACCATCAGCCTGGCTGGGCCTTCGATCATCTTCGTCTACATGATCATCGGCTTCATGCTGTTCTTCGTCATGCGCGCAATGGGCGAACTGCTGCTGTCGAACCTGAACTACAAGTCGTTCATCGACTTCTCGGCCGACCTGCTCGGCCCCTGGGCGGGCTACTTCACCGGCTGGACCTACTGGTTCTGCTGGGTGGTCACCGGCATCGCCGACGTGGTAGCCATTGCGGCTTATACCCAGTTCTGGTTTCCCGACCTGCCTCAGTGGATACCGGCGCTCACCTGCGTGGCCGTGCTGCTGTCGCTGAACCTGGTCACGGTCAAGCTGTTCGGCGAAATGGAGTTCTGGTTTGCCCTGATCAAGATCATTGCCATCCTGGGCCTGGTGGCCACCGGCCTGTACATGGTCATCACCGGCTTTACCTCCCCCAGCGGACGCACGGCTCAACTGGCCAACCTGTGGAATGACGGCGGCATGTTCCCCCACGGCATGATGGGCTTTTTCGCCGGGTTCCAGATCGCGGTCTTCGCCTTCGTGGGTATAGAGCTGGTCGGCACCACGGCAGCCGAAGCCAAAAACCCGGAGCGCACGCTGCCCAGGGCGATCAACTCGATCCCGATCCGCATCATCGTGTTCTATGTACTGGCACTGATCGCGATCATGGCCGTGACTCCATGGCGCGACGTGGTCCCGGGCAAAAGCCCGTTCGTTGAGCTGTTCGTACTAGCTGGCCTGCCAGCGGCGGCGAGCATCATCAATTTCGTGGTGCTCACCTCGGCGGCCTCGTCTGCCAACAGCGGGGTATTCTCCACCAGCCGCATGCTGTTCGGCCTGGCCCAGGAAGGCGATGCACCGAAAGCGTTCGAGAAGTTGTCCCGCCGCGCTGTGCCGGCCAACGGCCTGTACTTCTCCTGCCTATGCCTGCTGCTCGGCGCGGTGCTGATCTACCTGGTCCCGAACGTGATCGAAGCCTTCACCCTGGTCACCACGGTATCGGCGGTGCTGTTCATGTTCGTCTGGACGTTGATCCTGCTGTCGTACCTGAGCTACCGCAAGCAGCGCGCGGCGTTGCACGAGCAGTCGATCTACAAGATGCCTGGCGGGCGTTTGATGTGCTACGTGTGCCTGGCGTTCTTCGCCGGTATCCTTGTGCTTCTGAGCTTGGAGGCCGACACCCGCTCGGCGCTGGTGGTGACGCCGATCTGGTTTGTGATCCTGGCGGTGACCTACCAGTTCGTGCGGAGCCGGCGCCAGCCGCGTACTGCCGTACGTGGGTCGTCGGGCAACTGA
- a CDS encoding NfeD family protein, with the protein MELQWWIWLVFGIALMLLELVLPTFFILWFGIGAVLVALASLAFPGLELDMQGLLWVVLSSLTTLLWFKVFRRKQPDERWTAASVIGEVGLLTTGVSEFQKGRVRFQKPVLGNEEWTCIADTTIPAGERVRLIAVEGNTARVIRA; encoded by the coding sequence ATGGAACTGCAATGGTGGATCTGGTTGGTGTTCGGCATCGCGCTGATGTTGCTCGAACTGGTCTTGCCCACGTTCTTCATCCTCTGGTTCGGTATCGGTGCCGTGCTGGTGGCCTTGGCCTCCCTGGCGTTTCCAGGCCTGGAGCTGGACATGCAAGGGTTGCTCTGGGTCGTGCTTTCATCGCTGACTACCCTGCTGTGGTTCAAGGTGTTTCGCCGTAAGCAGCCGGATGAGCGCTGGACCGCCGCCAGCGTGATCGGCGAGGTCGGCTTGCTGACCACAGGTGTGTCCGAATTCCAGAAAGGCCGGGTGCGCTTCCAGAAGCCCGTACTGGGCAATGAGGAGTGGACCTGCATTGCCGATACCACCATCCCGGCCGGCGAGCGGGTACGCCTGATCGCCGTCGAAGGAAATACCGCCCGCGTCATCCGGGCCTGA
- a CDS encoding DUF2946 domain-containing protein produces MPPRRHIAWIACLAVLFNLLAMPLSSAAPKGPAEQLLWGAFCSSMANKAKVDVQALAKIDLGPQSDDSASTMHCWCCLGAAPPLPLGGQALQLHASPARLAGPLSLDAPPTPTPRQLRPALNPRASPLA; encoded by the coding sequence ATGCCCCCACGTCGGCACATTGCCTGGATAGCCTGCCTAGCGGTGCTGTTCAACCTGCTGGCCATGCCGTTGTCCTCTGCTGCGCCCAAAGGCCCGGCAGAGCAACTGCTATGGGGGGCGTTCTGTTCCAGCATGGCCAACAAGGCCAAGGTCGATGTGCAGGCCCTGGCCAAGATCGACCTGGGCCCGCAAAGCGATGACAGCGCCAGCACGATGCACTGCTGGTGCTGCCTGGGTGCCGCGCCGCCACTACCATTGGGCGGACAAGCGTTACAGCTGCATGCCTCGCCTGCACGTCTTGCCGGCCCACTGTCGCTGGATGCGCCACCCACGCCTACGCCGCGCCAGCTCAGGCCCGCGCTCAACCCCCGTGCCTCCCCGCTTGCCTGA
- a CDS encoding SPFH domain-containing protein has protein sequence MTSLIVVGAIALFVLITVFKGVRIVPQGEEWIVERLGRYHTTLKPGLNVVIPYMDVVAYRLPTKDIILDVQEQEIITRDNAVIVANALCFAKVVDPQKASYGVQDYAFAVTSLTMTSLRAIVGAMDLDEALSSREQIKARLREAMSEQTEDWGVTVRSVEIQDIKPSQNMQLAMERQAAAERERKADVTRAEGAKQAAVLEAEARLQAARLDAEAQISLAEASARAISLVKDAVGNETVPAMYLLGERYVGAMENLASSNNAKVVVLPADLQETVRGLMGRNKA, from the coding sequence ATGACCAGCCTCATCGTCGTCGGCGCCATCGCCCTGTTCGTCCTGATCACCGTGTTCAAGGGGGTACGCATCGTCCCCCAGGGTGAGGAATGGATCGTCGAGCGCCTGGGCCGCTACCACACCACCCTCAAGCCTGGCCTCAACGTCGTCATCCCCTACATGGACGTGGTTGCCTATCGCCTGCCGACCAAGGACATCATCCTCGATGTGCAGGAACAGGAAATCATCACCCGCGACAACGCCGTCATCGTCGCCAACGCCCTGTGCTTTGCCAAGGTCGTTGACCCGCAGAAGGCGTCTTATGGCGTGCAGGACTACGCCTTTGCCGTCACCAGCCTGACCATGACGTCCCTGCGCGCCATCGTCGGCGCCATGGACCTGGACGAAGCCCTTTCCAGCCGCGAGCAAATCAAGGCGCGCCTGCGCGAGGCCATGTCCGAGCAGACCGAGGACTGGGGCGTGACCGTGCGCTCGGTGGAAATCCAGGACATCAAGCCGTCCCAGAACATGCAACTGGCCATGGAACGCCAGGCGGCCGCCGAGCGGGAGCGCAAGGCCGACGTCACCCGTGCCGAAGGCGCCAAGCAGGCGGCAGTACTCGAAGCCGAAGCGCGCCTGCAGGCCGCGCGGCTGGATGCCGAGGCGCAGATCAGCCTGGCCGAAGCCTCGGCGCGGGCCATCTCGCTGGTCAAGGACGCGGTCGGCAACGAAACCGTCCCGGCCATGTACCTGCTCGGTGAGCGCTACGTCGGGGCCATGGAAAACCTGGCGAGCAGCAATAACGCCAAGGTGGTGGTACTGCCGGCCGATCTGCAGGAAACCGTACGCGGCCTGATGGGCCGCAACAAGGCCTGA
- a CDS encoding DUF2946 domain-containing protein, with the protein MRSSPHRQSRTTRPDRRRAGGGWLSLFAMWMIFIGPLVSQSMPMDHHGAGMTMPMDMPMPAAHQHGDAHHGPSQDGQLHVMWEKCGYCSLLFNCPAVPQALSPLNLAAALPQVHLQPATRHGHARQAVFPGARSRAPPVSISV; encoded by the coding sequence ATGCGCTCGTCGCCACACCGCCAGTCCCGTACCACCCGCCCTGATCGCAGGCGCGCCGGTGGCGGATGGCTGAGCCTGTTCGCCATGTGGATGATTTTCATCGGGCCGCTGGTTTCCCAGTCGATGCCCATGGATCACCATGGCGCCGGCATGACCATGCCAATGGACATGCCGATGCCGGCTGCTCATCAGCATGGCGACGCTCATCACGGCCCGAGCCAGGACGGCCAGCTTCATGTGATGTGGGAGAAGTGCGGCTACTGCAGCCTGCTGTTCAACTGCCCTGCAGTGCCCCAGGCGCTCAGCCCCCTCAACCTGGCAGCCGCCCTGCCTCAGGTCCATCTTCAGCCTGCCACGCGCCACGGGCATGCCAGGCAGGCCGTTTTCCCCGGCGCCCGCAGCCGCGCACCGCCCGTTTCGATCAGTGTTTGA
- a CDS encoding TonB-dependent copper receptor, which translates to MSGCTPLLSLRGTIAALCGSLLTPVALAADPGHVGHSSAAPELGPTVITAIAPSSPLTVVTHPKDPRQPVPASDGADYLKTIPGFSAIRAGGTNGDPVLRGMFGSRLNILTNGGLMLGACPNRMDAPTAYIAPETYDRLTVIKGPQSVIWGPGGSAGTVLFERDPEAFGTLGSRVNASLLTGTNGRFDKVLDAAVGNSQAYARFVGNQSRAGDYHDGAGDSVPSRWKKWNGDVALGWTPDADTLLELTAGKGDGEARYAGRGMDGSQFKRESLGLRFEKSNLGEVLDKIEAQAYYNYADHVMDNYSLRTPSGSGMMGMPMVSNVDRRTMGARLKATWRWADVQLISGIDAQTNAHRQRGGMGVDAHKGQAWTKDADFHNYGVFGELTWSLSGDDRVITGARLDRASARDLRQASPTRNDTRADTLPSGFVRYEHDMAALPATAYIGLGHAQRFPDYWELFSPKTAPIGSVNAFDGIEPEKTTQLDFGVQYRSERLEAWASGYVGQIRDYILFDYRTGMMGMATSKAQNIDARIMGGEVGAAYSLSDTWKADATLAYAWGKNSSDGKALPQMPPLESRLGLTYSRDAWSAGALWRLVAAQNRIARNQGNVVGKDYDASAGFGVFSLNGAYKVSKNLKLSAGVDNLFDKTYAEHLNLAGNAGFGYPASDPQPVNEPGRSVWTKVDFSF; encoded by the coding sequence ATGTCCGGCTGCACCCCTCTTTTGTCCCTGCGCGGGACCATTGCCGCTCTGTGTGGCTCGTTGCTGACCCCTGTCGCACTGGCGGCAGACCCAGGCCACGTTGGCCATTCATCCGCTGCACCTGAGCTCGGCCCTACGGTCATCACCGCCATCGCCCCCAGCTCGCCACTGACCGTGGTCACCCACCCCAAGGACCCTCGCCAGCCCGTGCCGGCCAGTGACGGTGCCGATTACCTGAAAACCATTCCCGGTTTTTCGGCCATTCGTGCCGGCGGCACCAACGGCGACCCGGTACTGCGCGGCATGTTCGGCTCGCGGCTGAACATCCTCACCAATGGTGGGCTGATGCTGGGCGCCTGCCCCAACCGCATGGATGCCCCAACCGCCTACATCGCCCCGGAAACCTACGACCGACTGACCGTGATCAAGGGCCCGCAGAGCGTGATCTGGGGGCCGGGCGGTTCGGCAGGCACCGTCTTGTTCGAGCGTGACCCCGAGGCATTCGGCACCCTTGGCAGCCGCGTCAATGCCAGCCTGCTCACCGGCACCAACGGCCGCTTCGACAAGGTGCTGGACGCTGCTGTCGGCAACAGTCAGGCCTATGCCCGTTTCGTCGGCAATCAGTCGCGTGCCGGTGACTACCATGACGGGGCTGGCGATTCAGTGCCGTCGCGCTGGAAAAAATGGAACGGCGATGTCGCCCTGGGCTGGACGCCCGATGCCGATACGTTGCTCGAACTCACCGCCGGCAAGGGTGATGGGGAGGCGCGCTATGCCGGTCGGGGCATGGACGGTTCGCAGTTCAAGCGTGAAAGCCTGGGCCTGCGCTTTGAAAAATCCAACCTCGGCGAGGTGCTCGACAAGATCGAAGCCCAGGCCTATTACAACTATGCCGACCATGTGATGGACAACTACAGCCTGCGCACACCCTCTGGCAGCGGCATGATGGGCATGCCGATGGTCAGCAATGTCGACCGCCGCACGATGGGTGCACGCCTCAAGGCGACCTGGCGCTGGGCCGATGTACAGCTGATCAGCGGTATCGACGCACAGACCAACGCGCATCGCCAGCGCGGCGGCATGGGCGTGGATGCGCACAAAGGCCAGGCCTGGACCAAGGATGCCGATTTTCACAACTACGGCGTGTTCGGCGAGCTGACCTGGTCGCTCAGCGGCGACGACCGGGTCATCACCGGCGCCCGCCTGGACCGCGCGTCGGCGCGGGATCTGCGCCAGGCCAGCCCGACCCGCAACGACACCCGCGCCGACACGCTGCCCAGCGGCTTCGTGCGCTATGAACACGACATGGCAGCCCTGCCGGCAACGGCCTACATCGGCCTTGGGCACGCCCAGCGTTTCCCGGACTACTGGGAGCTGTTTTCGCCTAAAACAGCGCCCATCGGGTCGGTCAATGCCTTCGACGGCATCGAGCCCGAGAAGACGACGCAGCTCGACTTCGGTGTCCAGTACCGCAGCGAACGGTTGGAAGCCTGGGCTTCGGGTTATGTCGGGCAGATCCGCGACTACATCCTGTTCGACTACCGCACTGGCATGATGGGCATGGCGACTTCGAAGGCGCAGAACATCGACGCCCGCATCATGGGTGGCGAAGTGGGTGCGGCCTACTCGCTGAGCGATACCTGGAAGGCCGATGCCACACTGGCCTACGCCTGGGGCAAGAACAGCAGCGATGGCAAGGCGCTGCCCCAGATGCCGCCCTTGGAAAGCCGCCTGGGCCTGACCTACAGCCGCGATGCATGGAGCGCAGGCGCGCTCTGGCGGCTGGTCGCAGCGCAGAACCGCATCGCCCGCAACCAGGGCAATGTGGTTGGCAAAGACTATGACGCCAGTGCAGGTTTTGGGGTGTTCTCGCTCAACGGCGCGTACAAGGTGAGCAAAAATCTGAAACTCAGTGCAGGGGTCGACAATCTGTTCGACAAGACCTACGCCGAACACCTGAACCTGGCGGGCAATGCCGGTTTCGGCTACCCGGCCAGCGACCCTCAACCGGTCAATGAGCCCGGCCGGAGCGTCTGGACCAAAGTCGATTTCAGCTTCTGA
- a CDS encoding copper chaperone PCu(A)C, with amino-acid sequence MLKHALAVAALLLPAAFAHAHEYTVGDLHIAHPWSLQLPPNAPNVAAYFVVHNNGNTDDRLLSAESPISDDTQLHEHAMSAAGAMRMQQVPNVVVPAGKDLVFAPSAYHVMLMQPKDRSLLTDGQRFPLTLRFEKAGPITVQVAVQKAPPTGQPQAHQH; translated from the coding sequence ATGCTCAAGCACGCCCTTGCCGTGGCCGCCCTCCTGCTGCCCGCCGCTTTCGCCCATGCTCACGAATACACCGTGGGCGACCTGCATATCGCCCATCCCTGGTCGTTGCAGCTGCCGCCCAATGCCCCCAACGTCGCCGCGTATTTCGTGGTGCACAACAATGGCAACACCGATGACCGCCTGCTGAGCGCCGAGTCCCCCATCAGCGATGACACCCAGTTGCACGAGCACGCCATGAGCGCGGCCGGTGCCATGCGCATGCAGCAAGTGCCAAACGTGGTAGTGCCCGCAGGCAAGGATTTGGTGTTTGCACCCAGCGCTTACCATGTGATGCTCATGCAGCCCAAGGATCGCAGCCTGCTGACCGATGGCCAGCGCTTCCCGCTGACCCTTCGCTTCGAGAAAGCCGGCCCCATCACCGTGCAAGTGGCTGTGCAGAAAGCACCGCCGACTGGCCAGCCGCAGGCTCATCAGCACTGA
- a CDS encoding PepSY-associated TM helix domain-containing protein — MRGTRVSFYNLAWRWHFYAGLFVAPFMILLALTGLVYLFKPQLDPWLYRDLMVVEAGHHRQGADVMLAEVRKAHPEGHVGQYLPPLNAQRSAQFVVHEKGRELNVFVDPYSGKILGEQDGKRNLQAIARALHGELMVGTLGDRLVELAAGWGIVLVISGLYLWWPRGRLGAGVLWPRLAARGRLFWRDLHAVSGFWGSALLLLMLLSGMTWTGFWGKQYADLWNRFPVAMWNDVPKSDQQARELNHAHRQTVPWAMENTPMPQSGAHAEHAGHHTMSSQPAAPNVSVQQVEDIATARQVEPGYSITWPTTADGVFTIAVFADDPRNDATLHVDQYTGKVLADVRWQDYSPVARATELGVMLHEGKMFGPLNQIVIALVCLMILLGSVSGLVMWWKRRPEGGLGVPPLRHDLPRWKTAVVVMLALGLVFPLVGVSMVLMWVLDNLIMRRARVATQA, encoded by the coding sequence ATGAGAGGAACACGCGTTTCATTCTACAACCTGGCCTGGCGTTGGCATTTCTATGCAGGGCTGTTCGTGGCCCCATTCATGATCCTGCTGGCCCTTACCGGGCTGGTATACCTATTCAAGCCGCAGCTCGATCCATGGCTGTACCGCGACCTGATGGTGGTTGAGGCCGGCCATCATCGCCAAGGGGCCGATGTGATGCTGGCCGAAGTGCGCAAGGCGCACCCCGAAGGCCATGTGGGCCAGTACCTGCCGCCACTGAACGCACAGCGCAGTGCGCAGTTCGTGGTGCACGAAAAGGGCCGCGAGCTGAACGTGTTCGTCGACCCGTACAGCGGCAAGATCCTCGGCGAGCAGGACGGCAAGCGCAATCTGCAAGCCATCGCCCGCGCCCTGCACGGCGAATTGATGGTGGGCACCCTGGGCGATCGCCTGGTGGAACTGGCCGCAGGCTGGGGCATCGTGCTGGTGATTTCGGGCCTGTACCTGTGGTGGCCTCGCGGGCGCCTGGGCGCAGGCGTGCTGTGGCCGCGCCTGGCCGCCCGAGGCCGGCTGTTCTGGCGCGACCTGCATGCGGTCAGTGGGTTCTGGGGTTCGGCGCTGTTGCTGTTGATGCTGCTCAGCGGCATGACCTGGACCGGGTTCTGGGGCAAGCAATATGCCGATCTGTGGAACCGCTTTCCGGTAGCGATGTGGAACGATGTGCCGAAGTCGGACCAGCAGGCGCGCGAGCTCAACCATGCTCACCGCCAGACCGTGCCCTGGGCCATGGAGAACACGCCGATGCCTCAATCTGGCGCCCATGCCGAGCATGCCGGGCATCACACGATGTCCAGCCAACCGGCCGCACCGAATGTGAGCGTGCAACAGGTCGAAGACATCGCCACTGCGCGGCAGGTGGAGCCGGGCTACAGCATCACCTGGCCAACCACAGCCGACGGCGTATTCACCATCGCGGTATTCGCCGACGACCCACGCAACGACGCCACCCTGCATGTGGACCAGTACACCGGTAAGGTGTTGGCCGATGTGCGCTGGCAGGACTACAGCCCTGTGGCCCGCGCCACGGAACTTGGGGTCATGCTGCACGAGGGCAAGATGTTCGGCCCGCTGAACCAGATCGTCATTGCGCTGGTGTGCCTGATGATTCTGCTGGGTTCGGTCAGTGGCCTGGTGATGTGGTGGAAACGTCGGCCCGAAGGCGGCCTGGGCGTTCCCCCCTTGCGCCACGACCTGCCGCGCTGGAAGACGGCCGTGGTGGTGATGCTGGCATTGGGGCTCGTTTTCCCCTTGGTGGGGGTGTCGATGGTGCTGATGTGGGTACTCGACAACCTGATCATGCGGCGGGCAAGGGTGGCGACGCAGGCATAG
- the urtB gene encoding urea ABC transporter permease subunit UrtB produces the protein MLRFLLTLLLLLPMAVDASEGEFFFAAKPAEQARLLDTWAAQPEPGRLALLENLQAGRIAKDDSRKVRLNNRLRGLIDNALASHRLLSDDSATRLAAARQLQKSAQPAQVALLDRRYASEPDATVRAALGLALANLQLGASDPSVRLAAVRLLGETGDPTARTRLEALLQPEMETDPTVRTAAETSLTQVKRKLLVGEVLGQAFSGLSLGSILLLAALGLAITFGLLGVINMAHGEMLMLGAYSTYMVQVVVQRYAPGALEFYPLIALPVAFAVSAGVGMALERTVIRHLYGRPLETLLATWGISLILIQAVRLLFGAQNVEVSNPAWLSGGIQVLPNLILPYNRLVIIAFALAVVLLTWLLLNRTRLGLNVRAVTQNRNMAACCGVSTGRVDMLAFGLGSGIAGLGGVALSQVGNVGPDLGQSYIIDSFLVVVLGGVGQLAGSLWAAFGLGIANKLLEPQIGAVLGKILILALVILFIQKRPQGLFALKGRVID, from the coding sequence ATGCTCAGATTCCTGCTTACCCTGCTACTGCTGTTGCCCATGGCAGTAGACGCCAGCGAAGGCGAGTTTTTCTTCGCCGCCAAGCCCGCCGAGCAGGCGCGCCTACTCGATACCTGGGCCGCCCAACCCGAGCCAGGCCGACTGGCACTGCTGGAAAACCTGCAGGCCGGCCGAATCGCCAAGGACGACAGCCGCAAGGTGCGCCTGAACAACCGCCTGCGCGGGCTGATCGACAATGCCCTGGCCAGCCACCGGTTACTCAGTGACGACAGCGCCACCCGGCTAGCCGCCGCCAGGCAGTTGCAAAAGAGCGCACAACCGGCCCAGGTCGCCTTGCTCGACCGGCGCTACGCCAGCGAACCGGATGCGACCGTGCGGGCAGCCTTGGGCCTGGCGTTGGCCAACCTGCAGCTCGGCGCCAGCGACCCTTCGGTGCGCCTGGCGGCCGTACGCCTGTTAGGGGAAACCGGTGACCCAACGGCCCGTACCCGCCTTGAGGCGCTGTTGCAACCCGAGATGGAAACGGACCCCACGGTGCGTACCGCCGCCGAAACCAGCCTGACCCAGGTCAAGCGCAAGCTGCTGGTCGGTGAAGTACTGGGCCAGGCCTTCAGTGGCCTGTCGCTGGGGTCGATCCTGCTATTGGCGGCGCTGGGGCTGGCGATCACGTTCGGACTTCTGGGTGTGATCAACATGGCGCATGGCGAGATGCTGATGCTCGGCGCCTACAGCACCTACATGGTGCAGGTAGTGGTGCAGCGCTACGCACCGGGTGCCCTGGAGTTCTACCCACTGATCGCCCTGCCCGTGGCGTTCGCCGTCAGTGCCGGTGTCGGCATGGCGCTGGAACGTACGGTGATCCGCCACCTGTACGGCCGCCCTCTGGAAACCCTGCTGGCCACCTGGGGCATCAGCCTGATTCTGATCCAGGCCGTGCGTTTGCTGTTCGGCGCACAGAACGTTGAGGTCAGCAACCCGGCCTGGTTGTCAGGTGGCATCCAGGTTCTGCCCAACCTGATCCTGCCTTACAACCGCCTGGTGATCATCGCGTTCGCGCTGGCCGTGGTGCTGCTGACCTGGCTGCTGCTCAACCGCACGCGCCTGGGCCTGAACGTGCGCGCTGTAACCCAGAACCGCAACATGGCGGCGTGCTGCGGCGTGTCCACCGGGCGTGTGGACATGCTCGCCTTCGGCCTGGGTTCGGGCATCGCCGGCCTGGGCGGCGTGGCCTTGAGCCAGGTCGGCAACGTGGGGCCGGACCTGGGGCAAAGCTACATCATCGATTCATTCCTGGTGGTGGTGCTCGGGGGTGTCGGCCAACTGGCCGGAAGCCTCTGGGCGGCGTTCGGGCTGGGCATCGCCAACAAACTGCTGGAGCCGCAGATCGGTGCGGTGCTCGGCAAGATCCTCATCCTTGCGCTGGTCATCCTGTTCATCCAGAAGCGCCCGCAAGGCCTGTTTGCCCTCAAGGGACGGGTGATCGACTGA
- the urtA gene encoding urea ABC transporter substrate-binding protein produces MKRRSLIKAFTLSASMAAMGLSWSLQAAETIKVGILHSLSGTMAISETSLKDMALMTIDEINAKGGVNGKMLEPVVVDPASNWPLFAEKSRQLLTQDKVAVVFGCWTSVSRKSVLPVFEELNGLLFYPVQYEGEEMSPNVFYTGAAPNQQAIPAVEYLMSEDGGGAKRFFLLGTDYVYPRTTNKILRAFLHSKGVADKDIEEVYTPFGHADYQTIVANIKKFSAGAKTAVISTVNGDSNVPFYKELANQGLKATDVPVVAFSVGEEELRGIDTKPLVGHLAAWNYFESVDNPVNQKFVADWKAYAKAKGLPGADKAVTNDPMEATYVGIHMWAQAAEKAKSTDVDKVREALAGQTFKAPSGYTLTMDKTNHHLHKPVMIGEIQDDGQFSVVWETEQPLRAQPWSPFIPGNDKRPDYAVKGN; encoded by the coding sequence ATGAAGCGACGCAGTCTGATCAAGGCCTTCACCCTCAGCGCCTCGATGGCGGCGATGGGCCTTAGCTGGAGCCTCCAGGCAGCCGAGACCATCAAGGTCGGCATCCTGCATTCGCTGTCCGGGACCATGGCCATTTCCGAGACGTCGCTCAAGGACATGGCCTTGATGACCATCGATGAAATCAACGCCAAAGGTGGGGTCAATGGCAAGATGCTGGAGCCGGTGGTGGTGGACCCGGCGTCCAACTGGCCGCTGTTCGCCGAAAAAAGCCGCCAGTTGCTGACCCAGGACAAGGTCGCGGTGGTGTTCGGTTGCTGGACGTCGGTGTCGCGCAAATCGGTATTGCCGGTATTCGAGGAGCTCAACGGTCTGCTGTTCTACCCGGTGCAATACGAAGGCGAAGAGATGTCGCCGAACGTCTTCTACACCGGCGCTGCGCCCAACCAGCAAGCGATTCCGGCGGTGGAATACCTGATGAGCGAGGACGGCGGCGGCGCCAAGCGCTTCTTCCTGCTGGGCACCGACTACGTCTACCCGCGCACCACCAACAAGATTCTGCGCGCGTTCCTGCACAGCAAGGGCGTGGCCGACAAGGACATCGAGGAGGTCTACACGCCGTTCGGCCACGCCGACTACCAGACCATCGTCGCCAACATCAAGAAGTTCTCGGCCGGGGCGAAGACGGCGGTAATTTCCACGGTCAACGGCGACTCCAATGTGCCCTTCTACAAAGAGCTGGCCAACCAGGGCTTGAAAGCGACCGATGTGCCGGTCGTGGCGTTCTCGGTGGGCGAAGAGGAGCTGCGGGGTATCGACACCAAGCCGTTGGTGGGCCATCTGGCCGCCTGGAACTACTTCGAGTCGGTGGATAACCCGGTCAACCAGAAGTTCGTCGCTGATTGGAAGGCCTATGCCAAGGCCAAAGGCCTGCCTGGCGCCGACAAGGCGGTGACTAACGATCCAATGGAAGCCACCTATGTGGGCATTCACATGTGGGCGCAGGCGGCGGAAAAAGCCAAATCCACCGATGTGGACAAGGTGCGCGAAGCGCTGGCCGGGCAGACCTTCAAGGCCCCTTCGGGCTACACCCTGACCATGGACAAGACCAATCACCACCTGCACAAGCCAGTGATGATCGGCGAGATCCAGGACGATGGGCAGTTCAGCGTGGTGTGGGAAACCGAGCAACCGCTGCGGGCGCAACCCTGGAGCCCCTTCATCCCAGGCAATGACAAGCGCCCTGATTACGCCGTGAAAGGCAACTGA